One genomic segment of Francisella persica ATCC VR-331 includes these proteins:
- the xseB gene encoding exodeoxyribonuclease VII small subunit — MATQSKRFAKNYEILAEINEKLQEQQDNPALLDELAFMLEQASKSYQLCKERIAAAQKFIDEFEKA, encoded by the coding sequence ATGGCAACACAAAGTAAAAGATTCGCAAAAAACTATGAAATATTGGCAGAGATAAATGAGAAACTACAAGAGCAGCAAGATAATCCAGCATTACTAGATGAGTTAGCATTTATGCTTGAGCAAGCTTCAAAAAGCTATCAGCTATGCAAAGAGAGAATTGCTGCAGCACAAAAATTTATTGATGAATTTGAAAAAGCTTAG
- the murI gene encoding glutamate racemase, translating to MLLNNRPIGVFDSGIGGLTIVKNLMNILPNEDIIYFGDIARIPYGTKSRAIIQKFAAQTAKFLIEQKVKAIIIACNTISALAKDIVQEIAKTIPVIDVITAGVNLVDNLNTIGVIATPATINSSAYALQIHKKNPNIEVYSNPCGLFVSMIEEGFVNGQIVELVVKEYLSYFHDKNIQALILGCTHYPIIKESIAKILGVKLIDPSLQASKMLYSVLLENKLLNKANSNPQYRFYVTDIPLNFRSVGEMFLQTQIQHLEIVSL from the coding sequence ATGCTTCTTAATAATAGACCTATAGGTGTTTTTGATTCAGGTATTGGTGGTTTGACTATCGTTAAAAACCTTATGAACATATTACCAAATGAGGATATTATATATTTTGGTGATATAGCTAGGATACCTTATGGAACAAAATCGCGAGCTATAATTCAAAAGTTTGCTGCACAAACAGCAAAATTTTTGATTGAGCAAAAAGTCAAAGCAATAATTATTGCTTGCAATACTATTTCAGCTCTTGCTAAAGATATTGTCCAAGAGATTGCTAAAACTATACCCGTAATAGATGTAATAACTGCTGGGGTAAACTTGGTAGATAATCTAAATACAATTGGTGTAATTGCCACACCAGCAACTATTAATAGTAGTGCCTATGCTTTACAGATACACAAGAAGAATCCTAATATTGAAGTCTATAGTAATCCTTGTGGTCTATTTGTCTCAATGATAGAAGAAGGCTTTGTTAATGGTCAAATAGTAGAATTAGTAGTTAAAGAGTATCTTAGTTATTTTCATGATAAGAATATCCAAGCTTTAATTTTAGGTTGTACGCATTATCCAATTATTAAAGAGAGTATTGCAAAAATTTTAGGTGTGAAACTTATAGATCCATCATTGCAAGCTAGTAAAATGCTTTATTCGGTTCTCTTGGAGAATAAGCTTTTAAATAAAGCTAACTCTAATCCACAATATAGATTTTATGTAACTGATATTCCTTTGAATTTTAGATCAGTTGGTGAGATGTTTCTTCAAACACAGATACAACATCTTGAGATAGTCAGCTTATAG
- the xseA gene encoding exodeoxyribonuclease VII large subunit, translated as MQQSLKLSEFLELIKSTIEMNFGYEGFWIVAELSEWRKSGKHYYGELIEHNGISKYPIAKVRCNCWANKADYIHNKFSLATGEKLSSDMKVLMKVAVNYHISFGLSLNIIDIDPAFTLGDRQARKIEILEKLVKKRILEKNKSLAIPYDFTSIAVITSITAAGKGDFFEEADKLQNLGLCKFDIYEAKMQGVECAKSVSEAFAKIQHQADSYDVIVLIRGGGSQADLDWFNNIVPAESICNSKIPVMVGIGHERDSTVLDEICTKSFDTPSKVINFITNTIITNAKNAKYNYAAILKIASSSVSQNKLQLDRLYHNFKTKIEHYLYQVNQNIENNYKAVISISRGLIKLYGKSIDMQYDNVISNSQNLIKNSQHNLEESYNNSKSIAKNVIKYYNQASEYLYKQILSVSIEPTLRRGFSITKTHDGKYVTSQKQAQKYMNLEIVYADGQIQVEVKNNGNTK; from the coding sequence ATGCAACAATCATTAAAATTAAGTGAATTTCTTGAACTTATAAAAAGTACTATAGAAATGAACTTTGGCTATGAAGGTTTCTGGATAGTTGCAGAATTGTCTGAATGGCGTAAGTCTGGAAAACACTATTATGGTGAACTTATTGAGCATAATGGTATAAGTAAGTATCCTATTGCTAAAGTTAGGTGTAATTGTTGGGCAAATAAAGCTGATTACATTCATAACAAGTTTAGCTTAGCAACTGGAGAAAAACTTAGTTCTGATATGAAAGTCTTAATGAAAGTTGCAGTAAACTACCATATCAGTTTTGGACTGAGTCTAAATATTATCGATATTGATCCAGCTTTTACACTTGGTGATAGACAAGCTCGCAAAATAGAAATTCTTGAGAAATTAGTTAAAAAACGCATTTTAGAAAAAAATAAGTCTCTGGCTATCCCTTATGATTTTACAAGTATTGCTGTGATTACAAGTATAACAGCAGCAGGAAAGGGCGATTTTTTTGAAGAAGCTGATAAACTTCAAAATTTAGGACTATGCAAGTTTGATATTTATGAGGCAAAGATGCAAGGTGTAGAATGTGCAAAAAGTGTCTCCGAAGCTTTTGCTAAAATACAGCATCAGGCTGATAGTTATGATGTAATTGTACTTATCCGTGGTGGAGGTTCTCAAGCTGATCTTGATTGGTTTAACAATATCGTGCCTGCTGAAAGTATTTGTAACAGTAAAATACCAGTGATGGTTGGCATAGGGCATGAGCGCGATTCTACAGTTTTAGATGAGATATGTACTAAAAGTTTTGATACACCATCTAAAGTCATAAATTTTATCACAAATACAATTATAACTAATGCTAAAAATGCCAAATATAATTATGCAGCTATACTCAAGATTGCGAGTAGTTCAGTAAGCCAAAATAAACTTCAATTAGATAGACTGTATCATAATTTTAAAACTAAAATTGAACATTATTTATATCAAGTTAACCAAAATATTGAGAATAATTACAAAGCAGTTATATCTATATCCAGAGGTTTGATAAAACTATATGGCAAATCTATAGATATGCAATATGATAATGTAATTTCTAATTCTCAAAACCTTATAAAAAACTCTCAGCACAATCTTGAGGAGTCATATAATAACTCAAAAAGCATAGCTAAAAATGTTATAAAATATTACAATCAAGCAAGTGAATACTTATATAAGCAGATATTATCGGTATCTATTGAGCCTACTTTGAGAAGAGGATTTAGTATAACTAAAACACATGATGGTAAGTATGTTACTAGCCAAAAGCAGGCGCAAAAATACATGAATTTAGAAATAGTATATGCAGATGGTCAAATACAAGTAGAGGTGAAAAATAATGGCAACACAAAGTAA
- the ttcA gene encoding tRNA 2-thiocytidine(32) synthetase TtcA, whose protein sequence is MTKTEKKLRHYITKAIADYKLFDKGNKVMLCLSGGKDSFGLLKVLHGLIKDKTYDIDLHVYTLDQSQPGWDDSKLRKYLDDLGISYEIETKNTYGVVIDKVPDSKTYCSLCSRLRRGNIYRYAKEHKMDKIILGHHRDDLIQSLLMSILYQGQIKSMPPKFITQDGENTVIRPMVLVQERDLIEFAKEENFPIISCNLCGLQENLKRKKVKKLIQDLAHENPKVPSNILNSLSNVLPSHLMDKSLFDIDANK, encoded by the coding sequence ATGACGAAGACTGAGAAAAAACTGCGCCATTATATCACGAAAGCTATTGCAGACTATAAGCTTTTTGATAAAGGTAATAAAGTTATGCTTTGCCTATCTGGTGGTAAAGATTCTTTTGGACTTCTAAAAGTCTTACATGGTTTAATTAAAGATAAAACTTACGATATTGATCTTCATGTATATACTCTAGATCAGTCTCAACCAGGTTGGGATGATAGTAAACTTAGAAAATACCTTGATGATTTAGGTATATCTTATGAAATCGAGACAAAAAACACTTATGGAGTGGTTATTGATAAAGTTCCAGATAGTAAAACCTATTGTTCACTATGTTCTAGGCTTCGTCGTGGTAATATCTACAGATATGCAAAAGAGCATAAAATGGATAAAATAATTCTTGGGCATCATCGTGATGATTTAATTCAATCATTACTAATGTCAATACTCTACCAAGGTCAGATTAAATCTATGCCACCAAAATTTATTACTCAAGATGGTGAAAATACCGTCATTCGCCCAATGGTGTTAGTACAAGAACGCGATCTAATAGAATTTGCTAAAGAAGAGAATTTCCCAATAATTTCGTGTAACCTATGTGGTTTGCAAGAAAATCTCAAAAGAAAGAAAGTCAAAAAACTTATTCAAGATTTGGCACATGAGAATCCAAAAGTACCAAGTAATATTCTAAACTCTCTTTCAAATGTATTACCTAGTCATTTGATGGATAAGAGTTTGTTTGATATAGATGCTAATAAATAG
- the mnmC gene encoding FAD-dependent 5-carboxymethylaminomethyl-2-thiouridine(34) oxidoreductase MnmC: protein MNKKIAIIGAGLAGCSLAYELSKTVSFDITIFDKSCEVAHEASGNFAGILAPYLTSDNNFSDQFHTLGYSLLIDFINQYRNYIEICNQGIIQLLSDIKEQHRYQKIFTNRDIDSNVAKLLSATQVSQLINTTTSKSAIYYQNALALIPKSICQLWLKLANVKLNLQTKLIVISTNQKGNWQLEFDNFNQDFDIVIFAGGYQLFKQITQLQKIPVYPSQGQLTVIEKSFDITKTIMDKGYIIPNYKQNLQVIGATFRDNSDTNADIREGDNNFNITQIKEMLGSSITSINIVDSRVATRCVTSDHLPLVGKLVDYIKFEQDFYKPLSKGYPKAKMPKIEYQQGLYVSSGFGSKGLCSSLLAAKIITAQITNQTPPCCDKLLEALSLERFWIRGFKKGIKFL, encoded by the coding sequence ATAAATAAAAAAATAGCTATTATCGGCGCTGGGCTTGCTGGATGTTCATTGGCGTATGAATTAAGTAAAACAGTTAGCTTTGATATAACCATATTTGATAAGAGTTGTGAAGTAGCTCATGAAGCATCAGGTAATTTTGCTGGTATATTAGCACCATATTTAACTTCTGATAATAACTTTTCTGATCAATTTCATACTCTTGGTTATAGCTTATTAATAGATTTTATAAATCAGTATAGAAATTACATAGAAATTTGCAATCAAGGGATAATACAACTTTTAAGTGATATAAAAGAGCAACATAGATATCAAAAAATTTTCACAAATAGAGATATAGATTCAAATGTGGCTAAATTACTATCAGCTACACAAGTTTCTCAACTTATAAATACAACTACTTCAAAAAGTGCTATTTATTATCAGAATGCTTTAGCATTAATACCTAAAAGTATTTGTCAACTATGGCTTAAATTAGCAAATGTGAAATTAAATTTACAGACTAAGCTAATCGTAATTAGTACAAATCAAAAAGGAAATTGGCAATTAGAATTTGATAATTTTAACCAAGATTTTGATATTGTAATTTTTGCAGGCGGATACCAACTATTTAAGCAAATAACTCAACTCCAAAAAATCCCAGTATATCCATCACAAGGTCAACTAACAGTTATCGAAAAAAGTTTTGATATCACAAAAACTATTATGGATAAGGGTTATATAATTCCAAACTATAAGCAAAACTTACAAGTTATAGGTGCAACCTTTCGTGATAATAGCGATACTAATGCAGATATCAGAGAAGGGGATAATAACTTTAATATAACTCAAATAAAAGAAATGCTAGGTAGTAGTATAACAAGTATAAATATAGTTGATTCAAGAGTAGCTACAAGATGTGTGACATCAGATCATTTACCACTAGTTGGTAAGCTAGTTGATTATATTAAGTTTGAACAAGACTTTTATAAGCCATTATCAAAAGGCTATCCAAAAGCAAAAATGCCAAAAATTGAATATCAACAAGGCCTATATGTATCTTCAGGTTTTGGTTCAAAAGGTTTATGTTCATCATTATTAGCAGCCAAGATTATAACTGCACAAATAACTAATCAAACACCACCATGTTGTGATAAATTATTAGAAGCTTTATCTTTAGAGCGTTTTTGGATTCGCGGCTTTAAGAAGGGTATAAAGTTTTTATAA
- the uvrB gene encoding excinuclease ABC subunit UvrB — protein MYKFNLVTKYTPAGDQPQAIQSLVEGINNGLQHQVLVGVTGSGKTYTMANVIQQTQKPCLTLAHNKTLAAQLYSEFKQYFPNNAVEYFVSYYDYYQPEAYVAASDTYIEKDSSVNEHIEQMRLSATKAILERNDVIIVATVSAIYGLGDPEQYMQMLLHLKVGEDLGLKKAQAKLVEMQYSRNDMDFSRGSFRVRGEVLDIFPADSEKDAIRVEFFDDEIEAISIIDSLTSKQIKSLHRATIFPSTHYVASKERKEIVIEEIKKELKERVKYFEQEEKLLEAQRIEQRTKYDIEMIQELGYCTGIENYSRLLSGRAPGDPPPTLIDYLPENALVIVDESHVTLPQFGGMYKSDLSRKSNLVNYGFRLPSALDNRPLKFNEFEKLLPQTIYVSATPATYELEKSQNTVEQVIRPTGLLDPEVFVRPVAIQVEDALSEINNAIAKDERVLITTLTKKMAENLTEYLSEHGVNVRYLHSDIDTVERVQIIHDLRRGVFDVLVGINLLREGLDMPEVGVLLIFDADKEGFLRSEKSLIQTVGRVARNQNGRAILYADIVTKSMQKAMDETLRRRKLQDEYNQKHNITPKTIIKNIDDMLDSSPEMQKRAYKNNLRLKVDDVDVSAILGMTEASKVIKSLEKRMRSYAKGLEFEKATTIRDKIAEIKQKFINC, from the coding sequence ATGTATAAATTTAACCTAGTAACAAAATATACTCCAGCAGGTGATCAGCCACAGGCAATACAAAGTCTTGTTGAAGGTATAAATAATGGCTTACAGCATCAAGTTTTAGTTGGTGTAACCGGCTCTGGTAAAACTTACACTATGGCAAATGTCATCCAACAAACACAAAAACCATGCTTGACACTTGCACATAATAAAACCTTAGCAGCACAGTTATATTCTGAGTTTAAGCAATATTTTCCAAATAATGCCGTTGAATATTTCGTTTCATATTATGATTACTATCAACCAGAAGCTTATGTAGCAGCATCAGATACTTATATAGAAAAAGACTCATCTGTAAATGAGCATATTGAACAAATGCGTTTATCAGCAACTAAGGCAATACTTGAGCGTAATGATGTGATAATAGTTGCTACCGTTTCAGCAATATATGGTCTAGGTGATCCAGAGCAATATATGCAAATGTTGTTACATCTTAAGGTTGGTGAAGATTTAGGACTCAAGAAAGCTCAAGCTAAACTTGTTGAGATGCAATATTCGCGTAATGATATGGATTTTAGTCGTGGAAGCTTTCGTGTGCGCGGAGAAGTTTTAGATATTTTCCCAGCAGACTCTGAGAAAGATGCTATTCGTGTAGAGTTTTTTGATGATGAGATAGAGGCAATAAGTATAATTGATTCACTAACATCAAAGCAAATCAAATCACTGCATCGTGCTACAATTTTCCCAAGTACTCACTATGTTGCATCAAAAGAGCGTAAAGAAATAGTAATAGAGGAAATTAAAAAAGAGCTCAAAGAAAGAGTTAAATATTTTGAGCAAGAGGAGAAACTTCTTGAAGCGCAAAGGATTGAACAACGCACAAAATATGATATTGAGATGATTCAAGAACTTGGATACTGTACTGGGATAGAGAATTATTCAAGATTGCTTTCTGGAAGAGCTCCAGGTGATCCACCACCTACTTTGATTGATTATCTTCCAGAGAATGCTTTAGTGATAGTTGACGAGTCACATGTGACATTACCACAGTTTGGAGGAATGTATAAAAGTGATCTCTCGCGTAAGTCTAACCTTGTAAATTATGGCTTTAGGCTTCCATCAGCGTTGGATAATCGCCCACTGAAATTTAATGAGTTTGAGAAACTACTCCCACAGACAATTTATGTATCAGCAACGCCAGCAACTTATGAATTAGAAAAATCTCAAAATACAGTTGAGCAAGTGATTCGTCCTACGGGATTATTAGATCCAGAAGTTTTTGTCCGTCCAGTTGCGATACAAGTTGAAGATGCTTTGTCTGAGATTAATAATGCTATTGCTAAAGATGAGAGAGTGCTAATAACTACACTTACTAAGAAAATGGCAGAAAATCTCACTGAATATTTATCTGAACATGGAGTTAATGTCAGATATTTACACTCAGATATCGATACTGTTGAAAGGGTACAGATAATTCATGATCTTCGTCGTGGGGTGTTTGATGTACTAGTGGGGATTAATCTTCTTCGAGAAGGTCTTGATATGCCAGAAGTGGGCGTGCTACTAATATTTGATGCTGATAAAGAAGGTTTTTTACGTTCGGAAAAATCTCTTATCCAAACTGTTGGTCGTGTGGCAAGAAATCAAAATGGTAGAGCTATACTATATGCAGATATTGTGACAAAGTCAATGCAGAAAGCGATGGATGAGACATTACGCCGGCGTAAGCTCCAAGATGAATATAACCAAAAGCACAATATAACTCCAAAAACTATTATTAAGAATATTGATGATATGCTTGATAGCTCTCCAGAGATGCAAAAACGTGCTTATAAAAATAATTTGCGCTTAAAGGTTGATGATGTAGATGTTTCGGCTATACTAGGTATGACTGAAGCTTCAAAGGTTATCAAATCTCTTGAAAAGCGTATGCGATCTTATGCAAAAGGGCTTGAATTTGAAAAAGCTACAACTATTAGAGATAAGATAGCTGAAATAAAGCAAAAGTTTATTAACTGTTAA
- a CDS encoding nuclease-related domain-containing protein: MAIESRLKKNRLFLRFTWARLRNYLIRARKSLYASIILCGLIVGVDLYLGNVEFVTQSLEIGITLAFILFVFFFLITKDDNPVDIIISGAEGETTVLDELKKLDNNFVLFNRVILPDEKSTVGNREIDFITISRKGIYIVEVKNNRGYIEVENMAERWNVSKTSQNNKVYAKTIKNPIRQTFAQKKVLQTFLYNQKIYIKGVPVVTIVIFANEDAQLSENFIADDANQAVLSLENLIPFIKAKEEYLEKMPTRSRRKIIRKLEKK, from the coding sequence ATGGCAATAGAAAGTAGACTAAAAAAGAATAGACTTTTTTTGCGCTTTACTTGGGCACGGTTACGAAACTACCTGATAAGAGCGAGAAAAAGCTTATATGCTTCTATCATACTCTGTGGTTTGATAGTAGGGGTTGATTTATATTTAGGTAATGTTGAATTTGTGACTCAATCGCTAGAGATTGGTATTACTCTAGCATTTATATTATTTGTATTTTTTTTCTTAATAACAAAAGATGATAATCCTGTAGATATAATTATTTCTGGTGCAGAGGGTGAGACTACTGTACTTGATGAGTTAAAAAAGCTTGATAACAACTTTGTATTATTCAATAGAGTTATTTTACCTGATGAGAAATCAACAGTAGGTAATAGAGAGATTGATTTTATCACAATATCACGCAAAGGCATATATATTGTTGAGGTTAAAAATAACCGTGGTTATATTGAAGTTGAAAATATGGCTGAGCGATGGAATGTATCTAAGACCTCACAGAATAATAAGGTTTATGCTAAGACAATTAAAAATCCTATCAGACAGACTTTTGCACAGAAAAAAGTTTTACAGACATTCCTTTACAATCAAAAGATTTATATCAAAGGTGTACCTGTAGTTACGATAGTTATTTTTGCAAATGAAGATGCGCAATTAAGTGAAAATTTCATTGCTGATGATGCTAACCAAGCAGTTCTTTCTTTAGAGAATTTAATACCTTTTATTAAGGCAAAAGAAGAGTATCTTGAGAAGATGCCTACTCGTTCACGCCGAAAAATTATTAGAAAACTTGAGAAAAAATAA
- a CDS encoding type II toxin-antitoxin system RatA family toxin — MNKVNKSAFVNYSAAQMYELVSDIRSYPKFLPMCYDIEIFEQTETVAAASLKIKSGFVKLDFATHNTMVKNEHIHLNLMNGPFKSLTGDWEFEPQGENSCKVSLDMEFIFENKFVEMALGQVFRGLADKMLDAFCKRAEEVYK, encoded by the coding sequence ATGAATAAGGTTAATAAATCTGCATTCGTAAATTATAGTGCTGCACAAATGTATGAGCTTGTAAGTGATATTAGAAGTTACCCTAAATTTTTGCCAATGTGTTATGACATTGAAATCTTTGAGCAGACTGAAACAGTAGCAGCAGCATCATTAAAAATAAAGTCTGGATTTGTCAAACTTGATTTTGCGACTCATAATACAATGGTCAAAAATGAGCATATTCATCTAAACTTAATGAACGGACCATTTAAAAGCTTAACTGGTGATTGGGAGTTTGAGCCACAAGGTGAAAACTCATGTAAAGTTTCATTAGATATGGAATTCATTTTTGAAAATAAATTTGTCGAAATGGCGCTTGGACAAGTTTTTCGTGGTTTAGCAGATAAGATGTTAGATGCTTTTTGTAAGCGTGCAGAAGAGGTTTATAAATAG
- the smpB gene encoding SsrA-binding protein SmpB, with protein sequence MSKHKVSPATITKNKKALHDYTILEKFEAGIVLQGWEVKSMRAGQVQMVDSHVHIKHGEAWLLNCLITPLLSASTHVVADAAATRKLLLNRREIDKIMGRIEQKGFTCVPLAMYWKGPKVKVEIALAQGKKVHDKRQAQKDKDWAREKDRLFKKAYK encoded by the coding sequence ATGAGTAAACATAAGGTTTCTCCAGCTACTATTACTAAAAATAAAAAAGCTTTGCATGATTATACTATTTTAGAGAAATTTGAAGCTGGAATAGTTCTACAAGGCTGGGAAGTAAAAAGTATGCGCGCTGGTCAAGTACAAATGGTTGATAGTCATGTGCATATTAAGCATGGTGAAGCATGGCTTTTAAATTGTCTAATTACTCCGTTACTATCCGCCTCAACACACGTGGTCGCGGATGCTGCAGCAACGCGTAAATTACTTCTTAATCGCCGTGAGATTGATAAAATCATGGGGAGAATTGAGCAAAAAGGTTTTACATGTGTACCTCTTGCTATGTATTGGAAAGGTCCGAAAGTAAAAGTAGAAATAGCATTAGCTCAAGGTAAAAAAGTTCATGATAAGCGCCAAGCACAAAAAGACAAAGATTGGGCACGTGAAAAAGATAGGTTATTTAAAAAGGCTTATAAATAA
- a CDS encoding RnfH family protein, with the protein MKIEVLYALANEQKSFFVEVDEAITVRQALKLSKISYKYPELEDIENLKVGIYSQLVDLDHKLKDRDRVEIYRNLTIDPKQARMLRAEQKRKKEGIRFFGT; encoded by the coding sequence GTGAAAATAGAAGTTCTCTACGCTTTAGCTAATGAGCAAAAGTCTTTTTTTGTTGAAGTTGACGAAGCTATAACTGTCAGACAAGCTCTCAAATTGTCTAAAATATCATATAAATATCCAGAGTTAGAGGATATTGAGAATTTAAAAGTTGGTATATATAGCCAGCTAGTAGATTTAGATCATAAGCTAAAAGATAGAGATAGGGTAGAAATTTATAGAAATCTAACTATAGATCCTAAGCAGGCACGTATGCTAAGAGCTGAACAAAAGCGTAAAAAAGAAGGTATTAGATTTTTTGGAACATGA
- the typA gene encoding translational GTPase TypA, protein MIENLRNIAIIAHVDHGKTTIVDKLLQQSGTLKTREAEVERVMDSNDIEKERGITILAKNTALKWNDYRINIVDTPGHADFGGEVERVLSMVDSVLLLVDAVDGPMPQTRFVTEKAFEKGLKPIVVINKIDRYGARPDWVVDQVFDLFDRLGATDEQLDFPVIYSSAINGWATNDINQKKNDMTDLFKAIVENVEHPNVDEHGPFQMQISSLDYSNFTGTISIGRIQRGKIKTNTPVTIVNAAGEKRKGRVLQILGYLGLERNEVPEASAGDIVCVTGIRGLKISDTLCNPEHVEALPALSVDEPTISMTFQVNNSPFAGKEGKFVTSRQIKERLEKELIHNVALRVEQLDDPDKFKVSGRGELHLSILLENMRREGFEIAVSRPQVIFKYINGEKHEPYEQAIIDIDEEHQGAVMEKMALHQGELKNMKLDGKGRVKLEFIIPSRGLIGFHTEFLTITSGSGILNKVFIHYGPMKKQTLGNRQNGTLVSMISGKALAFALFNLQERGRIFIGHGTDVYEGMIIGIHNKDNDLVVNPCKCKQLTNIRASGKDETVTLVPPIKLTLERALEFIADDELIEITPKSIRLRKKHLTESDRKKASRGAI, encoded by the coding sequence ATGATTGAAAATTTAAGAAATATTGCAATTATTGCACACGTTGACCATGGTAAAACAACCATAGTTGACAAATTATTACAACAATCTGGAACACTTAAAACACGTGAGGCGGAAGTTGAAAGAGTTATGGACTCAAATGATATTGAAAAAGAAAGAGGAATCACAATCTTAGCTAAAAACACTGCTCTTAAGTGGAATGATTATAGAATCAACATAGTAGATACCCCAGGCCATGCTGACTTTGGTGGTGAAGTTGAGCGTGTACTTTCAATGGTAGACTCTGTATTACTATTAGTTGATGCCGTTGATGGACCTATGCCTCAAACTAGATTTGTAACTGAAAAAGCTTTTGAAAAAGGTCTAAAGCCTATAGTTGTAATTAACAAAATTGATAGATATGGTGCACGACCTGACTGGGTTGTTGATCAAGTTTTTGATTTATTTGATAGATTAGGTGCAACTGATGAGCAATTAGATTTCCCTGTTATATATTCTTCTGCAATTAATGGTTGGGCAACTAATGATATTAATCAAAAAAAAAATGATATGACTGACCTTTTCAAAGCTATAGTTGAAAATGTTGAGCATCCTAATGTTGATGAACATGGTCCATTCCAAATGCAAATATCTTCACTAGATTATTCAAACTTCACTGGAACTATCAGTATTGGCCGTATCCAGAGAGGTAAAATCAAGACAAATACTCCTGTAACAATTGTAAATGCTGCTGGTGAGAAAAGAAAGGGACGCGTGCTACAAATATTAGGTTACCTTGGACTTGAGCGTAATGAAGTACCAGAAGCTAGTGCTGGTGATATAGTTTGCGTAACAGGTATAAGAGGTCTAAAAATTTCTGATACATTATGTAATCCAGAGCATGTTGAAGCCTTGCCTGCACTTTCTGTAGATGAGCCAACTATTAGTATGACATTCCAAGTTAATAACTCCCCTTTTGCTGGTAAAGAAGGTAAGTTTGTAACATCGCGACAAATCAAAGAAAGACTCGAAAAAGAACTTATTCACAATGTTGCTCTAAGAGTTGAGCAGCTAGATGATCCTGATAAGTTCAAAGTTTCTGGTCGTGGTGAATTACATTTATCAATCTTACTTGAGAACATGCGTCGTGAAGGCTTTGAAATTGCAGTATCGCGCCCACAAGTAATTTTTAAATATATCAATGGTGAAAAGCATGAACCATACGAACAAGCTATTATAGATATTGATGAAGAGCATCAAGGTGCTGTCATGGAAAAAATGGCCTTACACCAAGGCGAGCTTAAAAATATGAAGCTAGATGGTAAAGGTCGTGTCAAACTTGAATTTATAATTCCTTCACGTGGTTTGATAGGTTTCCATACAGAATTCCTAACTATTACATCAGGTTCAGGTATCTTAAATAAAGTATTTATCCACTATGGGCCGATGAAAAAACAAACTCTTGGAAATCGTCAAAATGGTACTTTAGTTTCAATGATATCTGGTAAGGCTTTAGCTTTTGCTCTATTTAACCTACAAGAGCGTGGCAGAATATTTATCGGCCATGGTACTGATGTTTATGAAGGTATGATTATCGGGATTCATAACAAAGACAATGATCTTGTCGTAAATCCCTGTAAATGTAAGCAACTTACTAATATCCGTGCTTCTGGCAAAGATGAAACTGTAACTCTAGTACCACCAATTAAGCTTACTCTTGAGCGTGCTTTAGAATTTATCGCAGATGATGAACTTATTGAAATTACACCAAAATCCATTAGATTAAGAAAAAAACACCTAACAGAATCAGACCGTAAAAAAGCTTCTCGTGGTGCTATTTAA